In Lagopus muta isolate bLagMut1 chromosome 6, bLagMut1 primary, whole genome shotgun sequence, one DNA window encodes the following:
- the TP53I11 gene encoding tumor protein p53-inducible protein 11, with amino-acid sequence MAAKQPPPLMKKHSQTDLVSRLKTRKILGVGGEDDDGEVHRSKISQVLGNEIKFAVREPLGLRVWQLVSAVMFSGVAIMALAFPDQLYDAIFNEESVSSKTPIRLYGGALLSISLIMWNALYTAEKVIIRWTLLTEACYFAVQFLVTTVSLVESSRMATGAVLLLVSRVFFVLISIYYYYQVGRRPKKV; translated from the exons ATGGCAGCCAAGCAGCCCCCGCCGCTGATGAAGAAGCATAGCCAGACTGACCTGGTGAGCAGGTTGAAGACACGCAAGATCCTGGGGGTCGGTGGCGAGGATGATGATGGTGAGGTCCATCGCTCCAAG aTTAGTCAAGTCCTGGGAAATGAAATCAAGTTTGCTGTCCGGGAACCCTTGGGGCTCAG GGTCTGGCAGCTGGTTTCCGCCGTCATGTTTTCCGGGGTGGCCATCATG GCCCTGGCTTTCCCTGATCAGCTCTACGATGCCATCTTCAACGAGGAGTCAGTGAGCAGCAAGACTCCCATCCGGCTCTATGGAGGAGCCCTACTCA GCATCTCGCTCATCATGTGGAACGCTCTATACACGGCTGAGAAAGTCATCATCCGCTGGACCCTGCTGACAGAGGCGTGTTACTTTGCCGTGCAGTTCCTGG ttaCCACCGTCTCCCTGGTTGAGAGCAGCCGAATGGCCACAGGTGCTGTACTCCTCCTGGTCAGCCGAGTCTTCTTTGTTCTCATcagcatttattattattaccaaGTTGGACGCCGTCCCAAGAAAGTCTAA